The Gardnerella leopoldii genomic interval TATGGAGGCAAAGAAGACATTCGTGTAACACAGCAGGCTGTTAACAGTAAATATAAGAATTATACTGGAATTATTCCAACAGACGGTCTGTATGGTCGTGAGATGAATACAGCATTGATTCAAGTGTTACAAGCTGTTGAAGGGTTTACTCCAGCTGAGGCTACTGGCAATTTTGGTAATGGCACACGATCACGTTTAAAGACAATTAGTGAGGGAACGAGTGAGTGGGTTTGGTTGGCAAGCGTAGCGCTCACATGTAATGGGTATTCGCTTACGCCAACTTCAACATGGAATAATGCAATAGTGTCGGCATTGTATAAGTTCCAAGCAGAGCATGTTATTCCTGTTACAGGTAAGGTTGATCCAACAACATGGATGAGCCTTTTAACTTCGAAAGGTGATCCTAATCGTTCTTGTGTAGCGTGTGATACACGTTTTGAGATTACTGACGAGTTTGCTGAGTGTTTGAAGGCTGATGGTTATAGGATTGTTGGTCGTTATTTGAGTGAACCTGATCAAAAAAACACTGCTGAAAAGGACTATTTTAAGGCATTGCGTACTGGAGAATTGGAAAGAATTGTGAGCCACGGTCTTCAATATTTCCCTATTTTTCAAGAGTATTCAACTGAATTACGTCATTTTACAGCAGAAAATGGAGCTCGTCATGCAAAAGAAGCGGTTGCTTCAGCTAAACGTCTTGGAGTTCCGCCAACAGTAATCTATTTTGCGGTTGATTATGATGCAACGAATCCGGAAATTAGTAGCAATATTTTGCCGTACTTCAAAGCTGTTAAAGAAAATATGCATGGTGGTTATCGGATTGGAATTTATGCATCTAGAAATATTTGTACTCGTGTTAGTAAAGCAGGATATGCGGTAGCATCATTTGTGTCTGATATGTCTACAGGTTTTAGTGGAAATCTAGGCTTTTCTATTCCAAGTAATTGGGCGTTTGATCAGTTCCATGAAATCCCTGGCTATAAAGGTAAATGGGATCTTGACAGAGTAGCATATTCTGGACGTTTTGGAGCGGTTGGAAGTGTAAATCATTCAACTGGCAATCCACAATCAAAGATTACTTATGTCGCTCCACCTAATCCAGATACGTCTCGTTTAACAAAAATTGAAAAAGTGATAGACCTCATTCAACAATTAGAAAGCGTGTATGATAAATGGCGAAAAGTATATCAAAAGTATGCGGTGGTTCTAGAGTATCATCCTTTAAGCGTGACTCAAGGTGTGATTAATTATCTAGCTAAGGCATATATGACGAATTGGAAATTTGCTATTGCTGGCGCGTTTGCAGACCCATTTTTCATAATATTCATGGAAAAAGAATATCCTGCATTAAAAGATAAGCTGGATACTTATATTGGTAATAAGCGTGACGAAGTTGCTGATATAAGTGGTGGTAAAAACGATATAGCACACTTTGCTTATACGCTTTATTGTTATGCTTATTCTAATTTAGCTCCAGATCATTGGACTGGTTGGGCAGGAGATCTTGCAACAGGCATGGATGACTTACATAAGTACCTGCAAAAGTATCCATCTCTTGATCGTATGAAAACAGCATATGCTCTTATTGGTTCAGACAGTAGTGCACAGTCGGAGTATTTTAAAGCAAATCATGTCAGTAATAAACTTGGTATTCGCTGCAATTTTACAGATTTTTGTGATGATGCAGACGCTATCTATTTAGGAATGAATCTACGTAATGCTAGTGATGAAAATTTGCATACTTTAAGCGATATGATGACAACTTATTATAGTAGTATTACTGCTCAAAAGAGATATACTGCTTATGCTCAAGATGGGTTAGATTTCAGTTCATTTAAAGCACTGGAAAATTCTATTAAGGCAAAAATGTATGGATGTCTGGAAAAAATTCTAGGATTTGGATTGCTGGCACGGCTTGCTGGCGAATCAACTGATGAAGAACGAGATGCATGCTGTATTGCTATGGCTCATTATTTGCTGGCAAAATCAAAATAATCATAGAGTTAAATTATTGAGATAACAGGTCACGGAGGTGATTGAGGGTGTCTTTATTCTCAATCACCTTTGTGCTTTTGGTTTCTTCTTCGTAAAAACTCTTTAACAATGATTGGAATTATAGTTGGGATACATTCAAGAGTAATAAAAAATGTAATGTACGTGCAAGTCCAGCTACTACCCAATTGCCGAGGAGACTCTTGTAATATCAATAAATCAATAGCAGGGGCGATAAGCGCGATAGCGATGGTTTTACAAACTCCTAAGTTTTCGAGTGTTTTTTGAT includes:
- a CDS encoding glycoside hydrolase domain-containing protein, whose product is MDQMVLLTQQWLNKTYGDKPGFGSVITDGNTGWDTINGLIRALQIELGITETANNFGKGTQSRFKKRWPNGIDQTDESNNIHGIIQGALWCKGYEAEYGGITEEFTYNVANSISDLKSDIGLSDISSTVDLELMMVLLSMKQFKLLSLYGGKEDIRVTQQAVNSKYKNYTGIIPTDGLYGREMNTALIQVLQAVEGFTPAEATGNFGNGTRSRLKTISEGTSEWVWLASVALTCNGYSLTPTSTWNNAIVSALYKFQAEHVIPVTGKVDPTTWMSLLTSKGDPNRSCVACDTRFEITDEFAECLKADGYRIVGRYLSEPDQKNTAEKDYFKALRTGELERIVSHGLQYFPIFQEYSTELRHFTAENGARHAKEAVASAKRLGVPPTVIYFAVDYDATNPEISSNILPYFKAVKENMHGGYRIGIYASRNICTRVSKAGYAVASFVSDMSTGFSGNLGFSIPSNWAFDQFHEIPGYKGKWDLDRVAYSGRFGAVGSVNHSTGNPQSKITYVAPPNPDTSRLTKIEKVIDLIQQLESVYDKWRKVYQKYAVVLEYHPLSVTQGVINYLAKAYMTNWKFAIAGAFADPFFIIFMEKEYPALKDKLDTYIGNKRDEVADISGGKNDIAHFAYTLYCYAYSNLAPDHWTGWAGDLATGMDDLHKYLQKYPSLDRMKTAYALIGSDSSAQSEYFKANHVSNKLGIRCNFTDFCDDADAIYLGMNLRNASDENLHTLSDMMTTYYSSITAQKRYTAYAQDGLDFSSFKALENSIKAKMYGCLEKILGFGLLARLAGESTDEERDACCIAMAHYLLAKSK